A genomic segment from Pseudomonas sp. S09G 359 encodes:
- the flgA gene encoding flagellar basal body P-ring formation chaperone FlgA: protein MDIKTTVSRRLRFPQYRRLLCACVALLAASLGAAARADNVTLPDLLIGVTQGFLEFTVEDYLATTQTPGRYEIQVSQLDPRLRMPMCDKELTATLESPAQPIGRVTVKVRCDGASPWTVFVPAQVKLFRDVVVVARPLKRTGIIGFEDVVLRERDISMISQGYLTSLDQAVGQKLTRPVVTDQVITLVHLEQAEVIRKGDQVVISASSGALNVKMPGEALSNGGMSEQIRVKNLNSNRVIKARVTAPGQVEVAL from the coding sequence ATGGACATTAAAACGACAGTTTCCCGACGCCTACGATTCCCACAGTACCGCAGATTGCTCTGCGCCTGCGTGGCGCTGCTGGCTGCAAGCCTGGGAGCCGCGGCCCGCGCAGACAACGTCACCTTGCCTGATCTACTTATCGGCGTCACCCAAGGCTTTCTTGAGTTCACTGTAGAAGATTATCTGGCGACCACCCAGACGCCTGGGCGTTATGAAATCCAGGTCAGCCAGTTGGACCCTCGCTTGCGCATGCCCATGTGCGACAAGGAATTGACAGCCACCCTGGAAAGCCCGGCCCAGCCGATCGGCCGCGTGACCGTAAAGGTACGCTGTGATGGCGCCTCGCCCTGGACGGTGTTCGTGCCGGCGCAGGTCAAACTGTTTCGCGACGTAGTGGTGGTTGCGCGCCCGCTGAAACGCACCGGCATCATCGGTTTCGAGGATGTTGTACTGCGCGAACGCGACATCAGCATGATCAGCCAGGGCTACCTGACGTCCCTCGACCAGGCCGTTGGGCAGAAATTAACCCGACCAGTGGTCACAGACCAGGTCATCACCTTGGTGCATCTTGAGCAGGCCGAAGTGATTCGCAAGGGCGACCAGGTGGTGATTTCCGCCAGCAGCGGCGCGCTGAACGTAAAGATGCCGGGTGAAGCGCTTTCCAACGGCGGCATGAGCGAACAGATCCGGGTCAAGAACCTCAACTCCAATCGCGTGATCAAGGCGCGGGTCACAGCGCCTGGCCAAGTGGAGGTGGCCTTATAG
- the flgM gene encoding flagellar biosynthesis anti-sigma factor FlgM — protein MVIDFSRLNNTPATSGTTRTTGAKDSVEAKAQPLPAKAEQASASQSGESVHLSNEAQQLQKVTDSLRDQPEVNKARVAELKQAIADGSYKVDSNRVASKLLNFEAER, from the coding sequence ATGGTCATCGATTTCAGTCGTTTAAATAACACCCCGGCCACGTCGGGCACTACGCGCACCACGGGTGCCAAGGACAGCGTAGAAGCCAAGGCCCAGCCACTGCCCGCCAAGGCAGAACAGGCCAGCGCCAGCCAGAGCGGGGAATCCGTACACCTGAGCAATGAGGCTCAACAGTTGCAGAAGGTCACTGACTCGCTGCGCGATCAACCGGAAGTCAATAAAGCCCGTGTGGCCGAATTGAAACAGGCAATCGCCGATGGCAGCTATAAAGTCGACAGCAACCGTGTAGCCAGCAAGCTGCTTAATTTCGAAGCCGAGCGCTAG
- a CDS encoding flagella synthesis protein FlgN has product MHHDEHLLQLIIDDQAPTQQLLELLKEESLALYGRDMPLLEEILARKQSLIVLLEQHGKKRSQILISLGLPADHDGLAQLASHSSVGDQLLAQSKELNQLLAQCQEANLLNGQSIQLQQATTANQLRILHGGEPPALYNAQGSTSRLVKPSTRSQA; this is encoded by the coding sequence ATGCATCACGACGAACATTTGCTTCAACTGATCATTGATGATCAAGCGCCGACGCAACAGTTGCTCGAGCTGCTCAAGGAAGAATCCCTGGCCCTCTACGGCCGGGACATGCCCTTGCTCGAAGAAATTCTCGCGCGCAAGCAGTCGTTGATTGTCCTGCTGGAACAGCACGGCAAAAAACGCAGCCAGATCCTCATCAGCCTCGGTCTGCCGGCAGACCACGATGGCCTGGCGCAATTGGCCAGCCATTCCTCGGTGGGCGATCAACTACTGGCCCAGAGCAAAGAACTCAATCAATTGCTCGCCCAGTGCCAGGAAGCCAACCTGCTCAACGGTCAGTCGATCCAGCTTCAGCAAGCTACGACCGCCAACCAGTTGCGTATACTTCACGGCGGAGAGCCTCCGGCGCTTTACAACGCCCAAGGTTCCACCTCGCGCCTGGTCAAGCCAAGCACCCGCAGCCAAGCCTGA
- a CDS encoding flagellar brake protein has translation MFNALNAEDAPQPPKVLTTPLEIASTLRMLQDSHDPLIITFHERSQRFQSYLVDVDRDSNTLALDEMIPRDGERYLENGEPFRIEGFHDGVRVAWESNGSLTISEKDGHRIYTGGLPDEVVYHQRRNAFRAALKLAQLVNIELGGEKLKAPVSGKLLDISATGCKLRFEGDISERLQLGQVYDRFIAALPFGSMTTSVELRYLHFEEKINTTFAGVRFHNMSGLVQRQVERFVYQLQREARRFDKDDDF, from the coding sequence GTGTTCAACGCCCTTAATGCGGAAGATGCACCGCAGCCACCCAAGGTGCTCACCACGCCTCTGGAAATCGCCAGCACCTTGCGGATGCTGCAAGACAGCCATGATCCGCTGATCATCACCTTCCATGAACGCAGCCAGCGCTTCCAGAGCTACCTGGTGGACGTCGACCGGGACAGCAACACCCTGGCCCTGGACGAAATGATCCCGCGTGACGGCGAACGTTACCTGGAAAATGGCGAGCCTTTCCGCATTGAAGGCTTCCACGACGGCGTACGCGTGGCGTGGGAAAGCAACGGCAGCCTGACTATCAGCGAAAAGGACGGCCACCGTATCTACACCGGCGGCCTGCCTGACGAGGTGGTCTACCATCAGCGCCGCAATGCCTTCCGCGCCGCCTTGAAGCTGGCTCAACTGGTCAACATCGAACTGGGTGGCGAGAAGCTTAAGGCACCGGTCAGCGGCAAACTGCTGGATATTTCCGCCACCGGCTGCAAATTGCGCTTTGAAGGCGACATCTCCGAGCGCCTGCAACTGGGCCAGGTCTATGACCGCTTTATCGCCGCCCTGCCCTTTGGCAGCATGACCACCTCGGTCGAACTGCGTTACCTGCACTTCGAAGAGAAGATCAACACCACCTTCGCCGGCGTGCGCTTCCACAACATGAGTGGGTTGGTGCAGCGCCAGGTCGAGCGGTTCGTGTACCAGCTGCAACGCGAAGCCCGGCGCTTCGACAAAGACGACGATTTTTAA